A genomic region of Miscanthus floridulus cultivar M001 chromosome 3, ASM1932011v1, whole genome shotgun sequence contains the following coding sequences:
- the LOC136543647 gene encoding uncharacterized protein, with protein MDSPFWGIVPRKVSQPLLQITLPMQFGTTKHLRTDYVNFLVADFNTVYHAILDRPALAKIMAMPHYMYLVLKIAMEQGILSLRANLNITYTYKKESFVLAEATDISIHLQDYIATS; from the coding sequence ATGGACTCCCCATTCTGGGGAATCGTTCCTAGGAAGGTGTCCCAACCCCTACTGCAGATCACCCTACCCATGCAGTTTGGCACCACCAAGCACTTacgcaccgactatgtcaacttcttggtcgccgacttcaacacagTGTATCATGCCATCCTTGACCGACCAGCTCTTGCCAAGATCATGGCCATGCCGCACTACATGTACCTGGTGTTGAAGATAGCGATGGAGCAGGGGATCCTCTCCCTGCGCGCAAACCTCAACATCACCTACACCTATAAGAAGGAAAGCTTTGTGCTTGCCGAGGCTACTGACATCTCCATCCACTTGCAGGACTACATCGCCACCTCATAG